In Candidatus Desulfofervidus auxilii, the following proteins share a genomic window:
- a CDS encoding NUDIX domain-containing protein, which produces MWVLGIVVNFDIRGFSNWAKQNEAYAPVLIELLYKFLSEKAKEMGSSNKPFVYKRLGDGGLFIKSIVEIKGKVSSNEEVEKFVPLLKENHKNEIRNIITKIVSYWRKEFKEKVIIPITEAGGKAEKLDSGIGISFGILKAFITPSEYDFFGNPINLASRLCDAARPKGIVIDIEAMPFLEKDLKNMGFEKDQIVVKGLPTVTVLYNSDVHPPLLHPRRREEYQHKIEVHVAGIVFKKEQNKFFVLAGKRKGDREIYPLFWECGGGQVHIGESFEEAVRRQMWEEFGIKVKVLKPFTSYVILSSNGRPAIPGVRFLCVTTDESCLKEESEEFDVIKWIDVDNLASYKFIPGLKEDIKQALNCYQKL; this is translated from the coding sequence ATGTGGGTTTTAGGGATTGTTGTTAATTTTGATATAAGGGGTTTTTCTAATTGGGCTAAACAAAATGAGGCTTATGCGCCTGTTTTAATTGAACTTCTTTATAAATTTCTTAGTGAAAAAGCGAAAGAAATGGGAAGTAGTAATAAGCCCTTTGTTTATAAAAGGTTGGGTGATGGTGGGCTATTTATAAAAAGTATTGTAGAGATAAAAGGAAAAGTTTCTTCAAATGAAGAAGTAGAAAAATTTGTTCCTTTACTAAAAGAAAATCATAAAAATGAAATAAGAAATATAATCACAAAAATAGTTTCATATTGGAGAAAAGAATTTAAAGAAAAAGTTATTATTCCCATAACTGAAGCAGGAGGTAAAGCAGAAAAGTTAGATTCAGGTATAGGTATTTCTTTTGGTATTTTAAAAGCTTTTATAACCCCTTCTGAATATGATTTTTTTGGTAACCCTATAAATCTTGCTTCACGCCTTTGCGATGCAGCTAGGCCTAAAGGAATAGTTATTGACATTGAAGCTATGCCTTTTTTAGAGAAAGATTTAAAAAACATGGGTTTTGAAAAAGACCAAATTGTGGTTAAAGGTTTGCCTACTGTTACGGTGCTTTATAATAGTGATGTCCATCCTCCTTTGTTACATCCTCGCCGCAGAGAAGAATACCAACATAAAATAGAGGTTCATGTGGCTGGAATAGTTTTCAAAAAAGAACAGAATAAATTTTTTGTACTAGCTGGTAAAAGGAAAGGAGATAGGGAAATTTATCCCTTATTCTGGGAATGTGGTGGAGGGCAGGTTCATATAGGAGAAAGTTTTGAGGAAGCAGTGAGAAGACAGATGTGGGAAGAATTCGGGATAAAAGTAAAAGTGCTCAAACCTTTTACTTCTTATGTTATACTTTCTTCTAACGGTAGACCCGCAATACCGGGTGTACGCTTTCTGTGTGTTACCACTGATGAAAGTTGTCTTAAAGAAGAAAGTGAAGAATTTGATGTAATAAAATGGATAGATGTAGATAATCTTGCTTCTTACAAATTTATCCCGGGTCTTAAAGAAGATATTAAACAGGCTCTTAATTGCTATCAGAAATTGTAA
- the csm2 gene encoding type III-A CRISPR-associated protein Csm2: MKEESKKKKGFKEIEERLRELHSFKELDYKEFCDEGGLADKIVQNAKELKMTQLRKFFNEIKAISRKISRKPNDPFDFAQVAKLLPVLVYSVGRGLIPKEFYQKVLKICLRKEILQTNEDFLRLADFLEAIIAYHKYHYPRGG; this comes from the coding sequence ATGAAAGAAGAATCTAAAAAAAAGAAGGGTTTTAAAGAAATAGAAGAACGTTTACGCGAGCTTCATTCTTTTAAAGAATTAGACTACAAAGAATTTTGTGACGAAGGTGGACTTGCAGATAAAATTGTCCAAAATGCAAAAGAGTTAAAAATGACTCAATTGCGGAAATTTTTCAACGAAATTAAAGCAATTTCTAGAAAGATAAGCCGTAAACCTAATGATCCATTTGATTTTGCACAGGTAGCTAAGCTTTTGCCTGTTTTAGTATATTCAGTAGGAAGAGGACTTATACCAAAAGAATTCTATCAGAAAGTATTAAAAATATGCTTACGTAAGGAAATTCTCCAAACAAATGAAGATTTTCTTCGCTTAGCTGATTTCTTGGAAGCAATTATAGCATATCATAAATATCATTATCCTCGTGGAGGGTAA
- a CDS encoding type II toxin-antitoxin system VapC family toxin, which translates to MQIVIDASTLLKGYFPDEEGFEKAKKILFLYSLGKLDLFAPSLIDYEISNAVFVAYKRKRINFDEAKDIQEKILNLDIEKHDLSFLKEELLDISKEFNISVYDASYLTLANKLKINLITGDKKFFNTVKNKAKNVIWIENF; encoded by the coding sequence ATGCAAATTGTCATAGATGCTAGTACTTTACTTAAAGGTTATTTCCCAGATGAGGAAGGGTTTGAAAAAGCAAAGAAAATTTTATTTCTTTATTCTTTAGGTAAGTTAGATTTGTTTGCACCATCACTTATAGATTATGAGATTTCAAATGCTGTTTTTGTAGCCTATAAAAGAAAAAGAATCAATTTTGATGAAGCAAAAGATATTCAAGAAAAAATACTTAATTTGGATATAGAAAAACATGATCTAAGTTTTTTAAAGGAAGAACTGTTAGATATATCCAAGGAATTTAACATTTCTGTTTATGATGCTTCTTATTTGACTTTAGCAAATAAATTAAAAATAAATTTAATCACAGGTGATAAAAAATTTTTTAACACTGTAAAGAATAAGGCGAAAAATGTCATTTGGATAGAGAATTTTTAA
- a CDS encoding putative CRISPR-associated protein, which translates to MKKEFHLITVGNSLIANYQKNIDDSKVKNAGMGDEIWLEVINDSSFFKKIYDFLSEKPRERSAELNSFLKYCEKHSINPATCEIYLSGTQTASNEIALRTIEKYFKEGLNCAMYSSPQFPGYFDRPLETAADEFIKGLTDILDRFIYLASKKKKEGYKVVFNPTGGFKAHVITSALAGFLTGCEVYYMHEEFKDIIKFPPLFYLPRGNELKVLEMLSDKKTKSNKEFEELINKYADEINRLEHYGLVEVERGGIRITNKGIWTCGCLKEGK; encoded by the coding sequence ATGAAAAAGGAGTTTCATTTAATTACTGTAGGCAATAGTCTTATTGCAAATTATCAAAAAAACATAGATGATTCAAAGGTAAAAAATGCAGGAATGGGTGATGAAATATGGTTAGAAGTTATAAATGATTCATCTTTTTTTAAAAAGATTTATGATTTTCTTTCTGAAAAACCTAGAGAAAGATCTGCTGAATTGAATTCTTTTTTAAAATATTGTGAAAAGCACAGTATCAATCCTGCAACTTGTGAAATCTATTTATCTGGTACACAAACTGCCTCTAATGAAATTGCCTTAAGAACAATTGAAAAGTATTTTAAAGAAGGGTTAAATTGCGCAATGTATAGCTCACCTCAATTTCCTGGCTATTTTGATAGACCTTTAGAAACAGCAGCAGATGAATTTATTAAAGGACTAACTGACATTCTTGATCGTTTCATTTATCTTGCTAGTAAAAAGAAAAAAGAAGGATATAAAGTTGTCTTTAATCCTACAGGTGGATTTAAGGCACATGTAATTACTAGTGCCCTTGCTGGTTTTCTTACAGGTTGTGAGGTTTATTATATGCATGAAGAATTTAAAGACATAATCAAATTTCCTCCACTTTTTTACCTACCAAGGGGAAATGAATTAAAGGTTTTAGAGATGCTTTCTGACAAAAAAACAAAAAGCAATAAGGAATTTGAAGAATTAATAAACAAATACGCAGACGAAATTAACCGCCTTGAGCATTATGGATTAGTGGAGGTTGAAAGGGGCGGAATTAGAATTACAAATAAAGGCATTTGGACGTGTGGGTGTTTGAAGGAAGGAAAATGA
- the csm3 gene encoding type III-A CRISPR-associated RAMP protein Csm3 yields MQQELSFLGKYLIKGIVRLETGLHIGGTQEGIEIGGVDNVVIKDPLTGYPYIPGSSLKGKMRCLLEWKLGKVYSDDKNKFPAHSCENHPEIKQLKAELRKYQQAKNKEKEEEKKQEIEKKLKELINECEICLIFGTSATASGAQPTRITIRDAFPVDDTINLWQTLLGEATYTEIKTENTIDRITSQATPRPMERVPAGSEFQLEIIFDIYRNEDKKLLKDVFTAMLLLEDSSLGGSGSRGYGKIKFIFENKKNKNFIEFHSKEYYQTGKTDGKDEIVESLNKIQPIKEKFVHPIKGEIEREIITVKQIIENFPNVE; encoded by the coding sequence ATGCAACAAGAACTTAGCTTTTTAGGAAAATACTTAATTAAGGGTATTGTCAGACTTGAAACAGGTCTTCATATCGGCGGTACTCAAGAAGGAATAGAAATAGGTGGAGTTGATAATGTGGTTATAAAAGACCCCTTAACTGGTTATCCATACATTCCTGGTTCTTCTCTAAAGGGAAAGATGCGGTGTCTTTTAGAGTGGAAATTGGGAAAAGTATATTCAGATGATAAAAATAAATTTCCTGCCCATTCTTGTGAAAACCATCCTGAAATTAAGCAACTGAAGGCAGAGCTTAGAAAATATCAACAAGCAAAAAATAAGGAAAAAGAAGAAGAAAAAAAGCAAGAAATTGAAAAAAAATTAAAAGAATTAATAAACGAATGCGAAATTTGTTTAATTTTTGGAACATCTGCAACTGCATCAGGGGCACAGCCTACTAGAATCACAATAAGAGATGCTTTTCCTGTAGATGACACTATAAATTTATGGCAAACACTTTTAGGTGAAGCAACATATACAGAGATTAAGACAGAAAATACCATTGATCGGATTACCTCTCAAGCTACTCCCCGTCCAATGGAAAGAGTGCCTGCAGGATCAGAGTTTCAGTTAGAAATAATTTTTGACATTTATCGTAATGAAGATAAAAAGCTTTTAAAGGATGTTTTCACTGCTATGCTTCTTCTAGAAGATAGCAGCCTTGGGGGATCTGGAAGCAGAGGATATGGGAAGATAAAATTTATATTTGAAAATAAAAAAAATAAAAACTTTATAGAGTTTCATTCTAAAGAATATTACCAAACAGGAAAAACAGATGGTAAGGATGAAATTGTAGAAAGTCTGAATAAGATACAGCCTATAAAAGAAAAATTTGTTCATCCAATTAAAGGTGAGATAGAGAGGGAAATAATTACTGTTAAACAAATTATTGAGAATTTTCCTAATGTGGAGTAA
- the csm4 gene encoding type III-A CRISPR-associated RAMP protein Csm4 produces MQTYAVYLYPKSSFTTWPASDTLFGAFCWAIFHLYGKKRLKETLSAFIENSPPFILSSSFPCVFNSDRKIHFFPKPLLPDPDYEERKKLIEKQKRIGEIITQDEVLNFNLAFLRISERLKDFKRIRYVSENIFWGMIKGNFGYSKICFWLKKRGSIKTDIEKYGFCLITTEERRQIDPEGELIDKYLFKEIDIQKNQIDRISFSTGEGFLFFRKEIFFHTCCGLWFLIKTKDKEFIHSLLRFLADTGIGGERTAGKGHFRFQIEKYEPPAVQNPNVFITLSRYVPVKDEIDLSLSLWNILNLRAKLDTLYSYDNRGIFKKLIRCFEEGSLFTFLSKKESYGKLIAIGKIGQDDTFYDGIAFPIFAKIEVSKKCV; encoded by the coding sequence ATGCAAACTTATGCAGTTTATTTATACCCAAAGTCTTCTTTTACTACATGGCCTGCTTCTGATACCTTATTTGGTGCCTTTTGCTGGGCAATTTTCCATCTCTACGGCAAAAAAAGACTTAAAGAGACCCTTTCGGCCTTTATAGAAAACTCTCCTCCATTTATTTTAAGTTCTAGTTTTCCTTGCGTATTTAATAGCGATAGGAAAATTCATTTTTTTCCTAAACCACTTCTGCCTGATCCAGATTATGAAGAAAGAAAAAAACTAATAGAAAAACAGAAGAGAATAGGAGAAATTATCACACAGGATGAAGTTTTAAACTTTAACTTGGCTTTTTTGAGAATCAGTGAAAGATTAAAAGATTTTAAAAGAATTAGATATGTCTCAGAAAACATCTTTTGGGGAATGATAAAGGGTAACTTTGGGTATTCTAAAATATGTTTTTGGTTAAAAAAGAGAGGGAGCATAAAAACAGATATAGAAAAATACGGTTTTTGTTTGATTACTACTGAAGAAAGGAGGCAAATAGACCCTGAGGGCGAGCTAATAGATAAATACCTTTTTAAGGAAATAGATATTCAAAAAAATCAAATTGACAGGATTTCCTTTTCTACAGGTGAAGGATTTTTATTTTTCAGAAAAGAGATATTTTTTCATACCTGTTGTGGTTTGTGGTTTCTTATAAAAACAAAAGACAAAGAGTTTATACATTCTCTTTTACGATTTTTAGCCGATACAGGCATAGGTGGAGAGAGAACTGCAGGAAAAGGACACTTCAGGTTTCAAATAGAAAAATATGAGCCGCCTGCTGTTCAAAATCCTAATGTTTTTATAACACTTTCAAGATATGTGCCTGTAAAAGATGAGATAGATTTATCTCTTTCTTTATGGAATATTTTAAACTTGAGAGCAAAATTAGATACCTTGTATTCCTATGATAACCGAGGGATTTTTAAAAAACTAATACGCTGCTTTGAAGAGGGATCTTTATTTACATTTTTATCTAAAAAAGAAAGTTACGGAAAACTCATAGCTATAGGAAAAATCGGACAAGATGATACATTTTATGATGGTATTGCCTTTCCTATATTTGCCAAAATAGAGGTAAGTAAAAAATGCGTATAA
- the cas10 gene encoding type III-A CRISPR-associated protein Cas10/Csm1: MDKNERIILLASLLHDIGKLSQRASKEFLGTHAEVGEHFIKALKSFWEETVWIEIKKLVRNHHEIPTTKDELILQIADKLSSIERRQEVRERISSKQAALVAITSKIKLHANPPTEKYYQPYPLQIKKEILFPTEKEKVEEDAYKTTWEEFFGSVKRLSKYQDCDFVTLYYLLKKFVLFVPSATPWEKDAQTIPDISLFDHSKITCAIAACLNKLSKNDLSLQEMKELVKILKSYKEEDFERRFNSLDITKKPLFLLLRGDIAGIQKFIYSITRPEPEKDTRKTAKRLRGRSFFVTLLTEVIADWIIREIELPVANILFCGGGRFDLLLPITAEEKIPNLLSQLNKWLLEEFNGELSLQIAAVEICPKDFLDLSFVYQKLEDTLAKQKYKKFLEILKTSDFFTPEKSVPLNVCRVCLVSQIKDNEICCIQCKKQEEIGNKLPKTKYIVFLYGKPILIKEIFKENLKHLVKVAFKKLGVYVYLISEEEIKAFCSCIDNEQKAVIYVLNPESDFIPENLLDFKKKGKSTSFGFKFIANAVPKVLKEGINVKDEEVKKGDILSFEEIAELNKGAKYLGVLKMDVDYLGAIFALGLKKEEMSFSRISTLSTILDLFFGGWLNVICRELTEKWVKENKNWQGAFESLYYILYAGGDDLLIIGPWDAIIELSYKIQQDFTAYTSFNENFHLSGGICFVKPLFPIQRFVHLAGQALERSKTCEVKGFNEKNRLTLFNRTIKWNEFKEVFNFAEKMISWIKEEKMPRGFIYFLHNLEKETTLMWVPYFFYNVVRRIKDEEVKAELVEKISKFFNNSLRIITSYVSLKIRGS, encoded by the coding sequence ATGGATAAAAATGAAAGGATTATTTTATTAGCAAGTCTTTTACATGATATTGGAAAATTGTCCCAAAGGGCAAGTAAAGAGTTTTTAGGAACGCATGCGGAGGTAGGAGAGCATTTTATTAAAGCTCTTAAAAGTTTCTGGGAAGAAACAGTATGGATAGAAATAAAGAAGTTAGTAAGAAACCACCATGAAATTCCTACTACTAAAGATGAGTTAATTTTGCAAATAGCAGATAAGCTTTCATCAATTGAGAGAAGGCAGGAAGTGAGAGAAAGGATTTCTTCTAAACAGGCTGCTTTAGTTGCTATTACTTCAAAAATTAAACTTCATGCCAACCCACCTACTGAAAAATATTATCAGCCCTATCCTTTGCAGATTAAAAAAGAAATTTTATTTCCTACAGAGAAAGAAAAAGTAGAAGAAGATGCTTATAAAACTACTTGGGAAGAATTTTTCGGGAGTGTTAAGCGACTTAGTAAATATCAAGATTGTGATTTTGTGACTTTATATTACCTTTTAAAAAAGTTTGTTTTATTTGTTCCTTCAGCTACTCCATGGGAAAAAGACGCTCAAACTATTCCTGATATTTCTTTGTTTGACCATTCCAAAATCACATGTGCAATTGCCGCTTGTTTAAATAAGCTTTCTAAGAATGACCTATCTTTACAGGAAATGAAAGAATTAGTGAAAATTCTTAAAAGTTATAAAGAGGAAGATTTTGAAAGGAGGTTTAATTCATTAGATATAACTAAAAAACCTTTATTTTTGTTATTAAGAGGAGATATAGCAGGTATCCAAAAATTTATTTATTCTATTACCCGCCCTGAACCTGAGAAAGATACTAGAAAAACAGCAAAAAGGCTTAGAGGAAGGTCATTTTTTGTAACCCTTCTTACAGAGGTTATTGCTGATTGGATTATAAGGGAAATTGAACTTCCTGTTGCCAATATTCTTTTTTGTGGTGGAGGAAGATTTGATTTGCTTTTGCCTATTACCGCAGAAGAGAAAATTCCCAATTTATTGTCTCAACTAAATAAGTGGCTTCTTGAGGAGTTTAATGGAGAGTTAAGTCTTCAAATAGCAGCTGTGGAAATATGTCCAAAAGATTTTCTGGATCTTTCTTTTGTTTATCAGAAACTTGAAGATACATTGGCAAAACAAAAATATAAGAAATTTTTAGAGATATTAAAAACCAGTGACTTTTTTACACCCGAAAAAAGTGTTCCTTTAAATGTGTGTAGAGTGTGTTTGGTTTCTCAAATAAAAGATAATGAAATATGTTGTATTCAATGTAAAAAACAAGAGGAAATTGGAAATAAGTTGCCTAAAACAAAATATATCGTTTTTCTTTATGGAAAACCTATTCTAATTAAAGAAATTTTTAAGGAAAATTTGAAACATCTCGTAAAGGTTGCTTTTAAAAAATTAGGTGTTTATGTGTATTTGATTTCTGAGGAGGAGATAAAGGCATTTTGTTCATGTATAGATAATGAGCAAAAAGCAGTTATTTATGTACTAAATCCTGAAAGTGATTTTATCCCTGAAAATCTATTAGACTTCAAAAAGAAGGGTAAATCTACCTCTTTTGGGTTTAAGTTTATCGCAAATGCTGTGCCCAAAGTATTGAAGGAAGGAATAAATGTAAAAGATGAAGAAGTAAAAAAGGGAGATATTTTAAGTTTTGAAGAAATAGCTGAGTTAAACAAAGGAGCAAAATATTTAGGTGTATTAAAAATGGATGTTGATTATTTGGGAGCAATATTTGCGTTAGGGTTAAAAAAAGAAGAAATGTCCTTTTCAAGGATTTCCACTTTAAGCACAATTTTAGACTTGTTTTTTGGTGGATGGCTAAATGTAATTTGTAGAGAGCTAACAGAAAAATGGGTAAAAGAAAATAAAAACTGGCAAGGTGCTTTTGAAAGTCTTTATTATATCCTTTATGCAGGTGGAGATGATTTGTTAATCATAGGCCCTTGGGATGCTATTATTGAGCTAAGTTACAAGATTCAACAAGATTTTACAGCTTATACTTCTTTTAACGAAAACTTTCATCTTTCAGGTGGGATATGTTTTGTAAAACCTCTTTTTCCTATTCAGAGATTTGTGCATTTAGCAGGTCAAGCATTAGAAAGATCTAAAACTTGTGAAGTTAAAGGGTTCAATGAGAAAAACAGATTAACTTTATTTAATAGAACTATAAAGTGGAATGAATTTAAAGAAGTGTTTAATTTTGCTGAAAAGATGATTTCTTGGATAAAAGAAGAAAAAATGCCGCGTGGATTTATATATTTTCTGCATAATTTAGAAAAAGAAACCACTTTAATGTGGGTGCCATATTTTTTTTATAATGTGGTAAGAAGAATAAAAGATGAAGAGGTTAAGGCTGAATTGGTTGAGAAAATATCTAAGTTTTTTAATAATAGTTTGAGAATAATTACTTCTTATGTAAGCTTGAAGATAAGGGGGAGTTAG